Proteins from a genomic interval of Sphaeramia orbicularis unplaced genomic scaffold, fSphaOr1.1, whole genome shotgun sequence:
- the LOC115415984 gene encoding transmembrane protein 238-like, translating into MGRCAGLSHCKLALAFAVLMDVLGGGAGGGLRPLGDPGQDFGDLLVYTGALLVLMSLGGWVLWYSGNIEGLTSRKDLGHIGSTVDRLARNLSRKILSYRSRS; encoded by the exons ATGGGACGGTGTGCTGGTCTGTCCCACTGTAAACTGGCTCTGGCCTTCGCTGTGCTGATGGACGTCCTGGGGGGGGGTGCTGGTGGGGGTCTTCGCCCCCTTGGAGATCCAGGACAGGACTTTGGAGACCTGCTGGTCTACACTG GGGCGCTGCTGGTGCTCATGTCACTGGGTGGGTGGGTCCTGTGGTACAGCGGCAACATTGAAGGCCTGACGTCCAGGAAGGACCTGGGACACATCGGCAGCACTGTGGACCGCCTGGCACGGAACCTGAGCCGCAAGATCCTGAGCTACAGGAGCCGCAGCTGA